The following are encoded together in the Streptomyces rapamycinicus NRRL 5491 genome:
- a CDS encoding acetolactate synthase large subunit: MTEQAPGSHHPQPRPRSGGPQSAPVEHVTGAQSLIRSLEEVGADTVFGIPGGTILPAYDPMMDSSKVRHVLVRHEQGAGHAATGYAQATGKVGVCMATSGPGATNLVTPIGDAHMDSVPIVAITGQVASKAIGTDAFQEADICGITMPITKHNFLVTKAEDIPRTIAEAFHIASTGRPGPVLVDIPKDVLQARTTFSWPPQTDLPGYRPVTKPHAKQIREAARLVTQAERPVLYVGGGVIKAQATAELKVLAELTGAPVTTTLMALGAFPDSHHLHLGMPGMHGTVAAVTALQKADLIVALGARFDDRVTGKLDSFAPYAKIVHADIDPAEIGKNRAADVPIVGDAREVIADLVVAVQAEHDAGRAGDYSGWWEDLNRWRETYPLGYDQPADGSLAPQQVIQRIGQLAPEGTIFAAGVGQHQMWAAHFIDYETPATWLNSGGAGTMGYAVPAAMGAKAGADEGRTVWAIDGDGCFQMTNQELVTCALNNIPIKVAIINNGALGMVRQWQTLFYNQRYSNTVLHSGPDTPAQASLGTRVPDFVKLSEAMGCVGLRCEDPADLDAVIEKANAINDRPVVVDFIVHEDAMVWPMVAAGTSNDEILAARDTRPDFGDGADD; this comes from the coding sequence ATGACCGAGCAGGCCCCCGGGTCCCATCACCCCCAGCCTCGGCCCCGTAGCGGCGGACCGCAGTCCGCCCCCGTCGAGCACGTCACGGGCGCGCAGTCCCTCATCCGCTCCCTCGAGGAGGTGGGTGCCGACACCGTCTTCGGCATCCCCGGTGGCACGATCCTCCCCGCCTACGACCCGATGATGGACTCCTCGAAGGTCCGGCACGTGCTCGTCCGCCATGAGCAGGGCGCGGGCCACGCGGCCACCGGCTACGCCCAGGCCACCGGCAAGGTCGGCGTCTGCATGGCGACCTCGGGCCCCGGAGCGACCAACCTGGTCACCCCCATCGGCGACGCCCATATGGACTCGGTCCCGATCGTCGCGATCACCGGCCAGGTGGCGTCCAAGGCCATCGGTACGGACGCCTTCCAGGAGGCGGACATCTGCGGCATCACCATGCCGATCACCAAGCACAACTTCCTGGTCACCAAGGCCGAGGACATCCCGCGCACGATCGCCGAGGCGTTCCACATCGCCTCCACCGGCCGCCCCGGCCCGGTCCTGGTCGACATCCCCAAGGACGTGCTCCAGGCGCGGACCACCTTCTCCTGGCCGCCGCAGACCGATCTGCCCGGCTACCGCCCGGTCACCAAGCCGCACGCCAAGCAGATCCGTGAGGCCGCCCGCCTGGTCACCCAGGCCGAGCGCCCGGTGCTGTACGTCGGCGGCGGTGTGATCAAGGCGCAGGCCACCGCCGAGCTGAAGGTGCTGGCCGAGCTGACCGGAGCGCCGGTCACCACCACCCTGATGGCGCTGGGCGCCTTCCCCGACAGCCACCACCTCCACCTGGGCATGCCGGGTATGCACGGCACCGTCGCCGCCGTGACCGCGCTGCAGAAGGCCGATCTGATCGTGGCGCTCGGCGCCCGCTTCGACGACCGCGTCACCGGCAAGCTGGACTCCTTCGCCCCGTACGCCAAGATCGTCCACGCGGACATCGACCCGGCCGAGATCGGTAAGAACCGCGCCGCCGACGTGCCGATCGTCGGGGACGCCCGCGAGGTCATCGCGGACCTGGTCGTCGCCGTCCAGGCCGAGCACGACGCGGGCCGCGCCGGTGACTACAGCGGCTGGTGGGAGGATCTGAACCGGTGGCGGGAGACCTACCCGCTCGGCTACGACCAGCCCGCCGACGGCAGCCTCGCCCCGCAGCAGGTCATCCAGCGGATCGGGCAGCTGGCCCCGGAGGGCACGATCTTCGCCGCGGGCGTCGGCCAGCACCAGATGTGGGCCGCCCACTTCATCGACTACGAGACCCCCGCGACCTGGCTGAACTCCGGCGGCGCCGGGACGATGGGCTACGCCGTCCCGGCCGCCATGGGCGCCAAGGCCGGCGCCGACGAGGGCCGTACGGTCTGGGCGATCGACGGTGACGGCTGCTTCCAGATGACCAACCAGGAGCTGGTCACCTGCGCGCTGAACAACATCCCGATCAAGGTCGCGATCATCAACAACGGCGCGCTGGGCATGGTCCGCCAGTGGCAGACCCTCTTCTACAACCAGCGCTACTCCAACACGGTCCTGCACTCCGGCCCCGACACCCCCGCGCAAGCGAGCCTGGGCACCCGCGTCCCCGACTTCGTGAAGCTCTCCGAGGCCATGGGCTGCGTCGGACTGCGCTGCGAGGACCCGGCCGACCTCGACGCCGTGATCGAGAAGGCCAACGCGATCAACGACCGCCCGGTGGTCGTGGACTTCATCGTCCATGAGGACGCCATGGTCTGGCCGATGGTCGCGGCCGGCACCTCCAACGACGAGATCCTGGCGGCGCGCGACACCCGCCCGGACTTCGGCGACGGCGCGGACGACTGA
- a CDS encoding putative bifunctional diguanylate cyclase/phosphodiesterase, whose protein sequence is MSATGAVLARPSVSGGGAGLLPQVVLALVCGGYAVGAIVGWGSSQLALVMGDFGLSAAAFAATASCLWHGRRHAGRLRPAWLLFAASSAMAGLGNAVWGWYEVVLGRSVPTPSVADFCFLLFAPPAIVGMLVLAKRPTSRARWICLGLDAWLIAGSLVTLSWSLALAHTGEFGADGASVARGALSLAYPLLDIVLVSMVIVLHFRRSSGNRSAINTAIAAFALTVLCDALFTSPLLREHYRSGQILDAGWFAGSALLAYAPWVARREAAQNPPSARRSPQQSVPIAGSLAALAPYLAAAVCTLGVLFNVMDGRPIDGVVLFTACAVVLALVVRQAIMLMDNIRLTQELAQKENHFRSLVQSSSDVIMIAAPTGILRYVSPAASGVYGRDADEMIGSELASLIHPEDLGSVVHEVRRFLAAAPGEEPTTRIECRFRSGSGDWLNVESTINRHHGGLIFNSRDVTERVRLQAQLQHNAEHDPLTDLPNRALFTRRVAHAVAGRRRTDAGTAVLFIDLDGFKAVNDTVGHHAGDELLVQAARRLQESVRSGSGDCAARLGGDEFAALILGDGEGDTGTREQRIMEIADRLRLRLSQPYRVEGGTEVRVAASIGVAFAEPGTSPGALMRNADLAMYRAKAAGKNRVELYAPQMQAEVARRAEVATRLRAALHDGEFVLLHQPVVELTSGRITAVAAQARWRSAQGILFTPAEFLRVADNGRGSGEDTARTAELSRWMLEAAVEQAAQRRRDGHPVPVCVRLPASRLVDKSMPPKVVETLLARHGLPSGALILELTDSDPRVPLDELEHRLGALRRLGVRIALDGFGSGYAAIRALRRLPIDVLKLDPGLVEGVVESSRLHKITAGLLRIAGDLGMQSIAEGVELPEQIVTLRGMGCTHAQGAAFSGPLDEHRLRRALLRGGYPVPRPEPPLLVGGALPIRHGAHGGHGGSHGPRRTEPHTHPPTRSNAETPVPPT, encoded by the coding sequence GTGAGCGCCACGGGAGCGGTGCTCGCCCGGCCGTCGGTCTCCGGCGGCGGGGCCGGGCTGTTGCCGCAAGTGGTCCTCGCCCTGGTCTGCGGCGGTTACGCGGTGGGGGCGATCGTCGGCTGGGGATCGTCCCAACTGGCCCTCGTCATGGGTGACTTCGGACTGAGCGCCGCCGCGTTCGCCGCCACGGCCTCCTGTCTGTGGCACGGCCGCCGGCACGCCGGGCGGCTGCGCCCGGCCTGGCTGCTGTTCGCCGCCTCCTCGGCCATGGCCGGGCTGGGGAACGCCGTATGGGGCTGGTACGAGGTGGTGCTCGGCCGCTCCGTGCCGACCCCCTCGGTCGCCGACTTCTGCTTTCTGCTCTTCGCCCCGCCCGCCATCGTAGGGATGCTGGTGCTCGCCAAGCGCCCCACGAGCCGGGCCCGGTGGATCTGTCTGGGGCTGGACGCCTGGCTGATCGCCGGATCGCTGGTCACGCTCTCCTGGAGCCTCGCGCTCGCCCACACCGGGGAGTTCGGCGCGGACGGCGCCTCCGTGGCCCGCGGCGCCCTGTCGCTCGCCTATCCGCTGCTGGACATCGTGCTGGTGAGCATGGTGATCGTGCTCCACTTCCGGCGCTCCTCGGGCAACCGCTCCGCGATCAACACCGCGATCGCCGCCTTCGCGCTCACCGTGCTGTGCGACGCGCTGTTCACCTCGCCGCTGCTGCGGGAGCACTACCGCTCCGGGCAGATACTCGACGCCGGGTGGTTCGCCGGTTCCGCGCTGCTGGCGTACGCACCATGGGTGGCCCGCCGCGAGGCCGCCCAGAACCCGCCGTCTGCGCGCCGCTCCCCGCAGCAGAGCGTCCCCATCGCGGGCTCGCTCGCCGCACTCGCGCCCTATCTCGCCGCAGCCGTATGCACCTTGGGGGTCCTGTTCAACGTGATGGACGGCCGGCCGATCGACGGGGTGGTGCTCTTCACCGCCTGCGCGGTCGTGCTCGCACTCGTCGTCCGACAGGCGATCATGCTGATGGACAACATCAGGCTCACCCAGGAACTCGCCCAGAAGGAGAACCACTTCCGCTCCCTGGTGCAGAGCTCCAGCGATGTGATCATGATCGCCGCACCCACCGGAATCCTGCGCTACGTCAGCCCGGCCGCCTCCGGGGTCTACGGCCGCGACGCGGACGAGATGATCGGCTCCGAGCTGGCCTCCCTCATCCACCCCGAGGACCTCGGATCGGTGGTCCACGAGGTCCGCCGGTTCCTGGCCGCCGCACCGGGCGAGGAGCCCACCACGCGGATCGAATGCCGCTTCCGCTCCGGCTCCGGCGACTGGCTCAACGTGGAGTCCACGATCAACCGCCACCACGGCGGGCTGATCTTCAACAGCCGCGATGTCACCGAGCGGGTCCGGCTCCAGGCCCAGCTCCAGCACAACGCCGAGCACGACCCGCTCACCGATCTGCCCAACCGCGCCCTGTTCACCCGGCGGGTCGCGCACGCCGTCGCCGGCCGCCGCCGTACGGACGCCGGCACCGCCGTGCTCTTCATCGACCTCGACGGCTTCAAGGCGGTCAACGACACCGTCGGCCACCACGCCGGGGACGAGCTGCTGGTCCAGGCCGCCCGCCGGCTCCAGGAGTCCGTGCGGTCCGGGTCCGGCGACTGCGCGGCCCGGCTCGGGGGCGACGAGTTCGCCGCCCTCATCCTCGGTGACGGCGAGGGCGACACGGGCACCCGCGAGCAGCGCATCATGGAGATCGCCGACCGGCTGCGGCTCCGGCTCTCCCAGCCCTACCGGGTCGAGGGCGGCACCGAGGTCCGCGTGGCCGCCAGCATCGGCGTCGCCTTCGCCGAGCCCGGCACCAGCCCCGGCGCCCTGATGCGCAACGCCGACCTGGCGATGTACCGCGCCAAGGCCGCGGGCAAGAACCGCGTGGAGCTGTACGCACCGCAGATGCAGGCCGAGGTGGCGCGGCGCGCCGAGGTCGCCACCAGACTGCGTGCCGCGCTGCACGACGGGGAGTTCGTACTGCTGCACCAGCCCGTCGTGGAGCTCACCAGCGGCCGGATCACCGCGGTCGCGGCGCAGGCCCGCTGGCGCTCGGCCCAGGGCATCCTGTTCACCCCCGCCGAGTTCCTCCGGGTCGCCGACAACGGCCGGGGGAGCGGCGAGGACACCGCCCGTACCGCCGAGCTGTCCCGCTGGATGCTGGAGGCGGCCGTGGAGCAGGCCGCCCAGCGGCGCCGCGACGGCCATCCGGTCCCGGTCTGCGTACGGCTCCCCGCGAGCCGGCTGGTGGACAAGTCGATGCCGCCCAAGGTCGTGGAGACCCTGCTGGCCCGCCATGGGCTGCCGTCCGGCGCGCTGATCCTGGAGCTGACCGACAGCGATCCACGGGTGCCGCTGGACGAGCTCGAGCACCGCCTCGGCGCGCTGCGCCGTCTGGGGGTGCGGATCGCCCTCGACGGCTTCGGCAGCGGCTATGCCGCGATCAGGGCGCTCCGCAGGCTCCCCATCGATGTGCTGAAACTGGACCCCGGACTGGTCGAGGGAGTGGTCGAGTCCTCACGGCTGCACAAGATCACCGCAGGGCTGCTGAGGATCGCCGGCGATCTCGGAATGCAGTCCATCGCAGAGGGGGTGGAGTTGCCCGAGCAGATTGTCACCCTGCGCGGTATGGGATGCACCCACGCCCAGGGGGCGGCCTTCAGCGGGCCGCTGGACGAGCACCGGCTGCGCCGGGCACTGCTGCGCGGCGGCTATCCGGTGCCGCGCCCGGAGCCCCCGCTGCTGGTCGGCGGCGCCCTGCCGATCCGGCACGGCGCTCATGGCGGGCACGGCGGCTCCCACGGCCCGCGCCGTACGGAGCCGCACACCCATCCGCCGACCCGCTCAAATGCTGAGACGCCCGTCCCACCCACTTGA
- a CDS encoding 2-hydroxyacid dehydrogenase codes for MSADHSDTFRHHDSTHGSSEARDLVWLPIPPEEMEGLPDTLEYAHWDGGEDFPTDPARCAFYCVPYMKPPQVCTRPLPAMTNLRVVQTLTAGIDHIKPALADLAPGVRLCNARGVHDASTAELALTLILASLRGIPDFVRGQDAEEWRSGFRPALADKSVLIVGYGAIGSAIEDRLVPFECERVARVARSPRTTERGPVHPIDELPRLLPDADVVVLVTPLTEATRGLAGAEFLSLMKDGALLVNVSRGGVVDTKALLTELESGRLRAALDVTDPEPLPAGHPLWHAPGVLISPHVGGPTSAFLPRAKRLLKDQLHRYARGESLAHLVATTG; via the coding sequence ATGAGTGCAGATCACAGCGATACGTTCCGCCACCACGATTCGACTCACGGTTCATCCGAAGCGCGCGACCTGGTGTGGCTGCCCATCCCGCCCGAGGAGATGGAGGGCCTCCCCGACACCCTCGAATACGCCCACTGGGACGGCGGTGAGGACTTCCCCACCGACCCGGCGCGCTGCGCGTTCTACTGCGTCCCCTACATGAAGCCGCCGCAGGTGTGCACCCGCCCGCTGCCCGCCATGACCAACCTGCGGGTGGTGCAGACCCTGACCGCCGGGATAGACCACATCAAGCCCGCGCTGGCCGATCTCGCGCCCGGGGTGCGGCTGTGCAACGCGCGCGGGGTGCACGACGCGAGCACGGCCGAACTCGCCCTCACCCTCATCCTGGCCTCGCTGCGCGGTATCCCCGACTTCGTCCGGGGCCAGGACGCCGAGGAGTGGCGCTCCGGCTTCCGTCCCGCGCTCGCCGACAAGTCCGTACTGATCGTCGGCTACGGGGCCATCGGCAGCGCGATCGAGGATCGGCTCGTGCCCTTCGAGTGCGAGCGGGTGGCGCGCGTCGCGCGCTCCCCGCGCACGACCGAGCGCGGCCCGGTGCATCCGATCGACGAATTGCCCCGACTGCTTCCGGACGCGGATGTGGTGGTGCTGGTGACCCCGCTCACCGAGGCCACCCGTGGTCTGGCCGGGGCGGAATTCCTGTCGCTGATGAAGGACGGGGCGCTGCTGGTGAATGTCTCCCGTGGTGGGGTCGTGGACACCAAGGCCCTGCTCACGGAGTTGGAGTCGGGCCGGCTGCGGGCCGCGCTCGATGTGACCGACCCCGAACCACTGCCCGCCGGGCATCCGCTGTGGCACGCTCCAGGGGTGCTCATCTCCCCGCATGTGGGCGGCCCCACGTCGGCCTTCCTCCCGCGTGCCAAGCGGCTGTTGAAGGATCAGCTGCATCGTTACGCGCGCGGCGAGTCGCTGGCACATCTCGTCGCCACGACGGGGTAG
- a CDS encoding aldo/keto reductase: MERRRIGAAALEVGAIGLGCMPMSWAYTASQRSGEHSVRTVHTALDSGASLLDTADMYGPFTNELLVGRVLKERRTDAFVSTKCGLLVGDQHIVANGRPGYVKRACDASLRRLQTDVIDLYQLHRADPEVPIEETWGAMAELVAAGKVRALGLCAVGARAQRRAGAGMHDATVRQLERVQQVFPVSCVQAELSVWSPDALEALVPWCASRAVGFLAAMPLGNGFLSGTLTPGQGFEPDDMRARHPRFTAEMMAANQPIVAGLRRVAQRHGDGVTPAQVALAWLLAQGPHVVPVPGTKRERWAAENCAAAGLPLSPEDLSEIAGLPPARGSWD, from the coding sequence GTGGAGCGCAGGAGAATCGGAGCGGCGGCGCTCGAAGTGGGGGCCATCGGCCTTGGATGCATGCCGATGAGCTGGGCGTACACCGCTTCGCAGCGCAGTGGCGAGCACTCGGTGCGCACCGTGCACACCGCGCTCGACTCGGGGGCGAGCCTGCTGGACACCGCCGACATGTACGGCCCCTTCACCAATGAGCTGCTGGTGGGGCGGGTACTCAAGGAGCGGCGGACGGACGCCTTCGTGTCCACCAAATGCGGACTGCTGGTGGGCGACCAGCACATCGTGGCCAACGGGCGGCCCGGCTATGTGAAGCGGGCCTGCGACGCCTCGCTGCGCCGGCTGCAGACCGATGTGATCGACCTCTACCAGTTGCACCGGGCCGACCCGGAGGTCCCCATAGAGGAGACCTGGGGCGCCATGGCGGAGCTGGTCGCGGCCGGGAAGGTACGGGCGCTCGGGCTGTGCGCCGTGGGCGCGCGGGCGCAGCGGAGGGCGGGCGCCGGGATGCACGACGCCACGGTGCGCCAGCTGGAGCGGGTCCAGCAGGTCTTTCCGGTCAGCTGTGTACAGGCGGAGCTGTCGGTGTGGTCGCCCGACGCGCTGGAGGCGCTGGTGCCGTGGTGCGCCTCGCGCGCAGTGGGCTTCCTGGCGGCGATGCCACTGGGCAACGGCTTCCTGAGCGGGACGCTTACCCCGGGGCAGGGCTTCGAGCCGGACGACATGCGGGCCCGGCATCCGCGGTTCACGGCGGAGATGATGGCCGCGAACCAGCCGATCGTGGCCGGTCTGCGACGGGTCGCCCAGCGGCACGGGGACGGGGTGACCCCGGCGCAGGTGGCCCTGGCCTGGCTGCTGGCACAGGGGCCGCATGTGGTGCCGGTGCCAGGGACGAAGCGGGAGCGGTGGGCGGCGGAGAACTGCGCGGCGGCCGGTCTGCCGCTTTCCCCCGAGGACCTCTCGGAGATCGCGGGGCTGCCGCCGGCGCGGGGGTCATGGGACTGA
- a CDS encoding PQQ-dependent sugar dehydrogenase, which translates to MERNPTVRRPRVTSVLAAAAAAVLLAGCSSDGDSITRPGGRSSAPTKPGGGGPSSGTPSPTESAAPAKGSVKVERTLTTKLNSPWGLAPLPGGDLLVSSRNTGKIFKVSDSGKKTELGSVPGVSAAGEGGLLGLAVSSDFGTDHMVYAYFTTDSDNRIVRMVYDDKRPAGDQLGAPDTIFKGIPKGTIHNGGRIAFGPDKMLYAGTGESGDRGLAQDMDSFGGKILRMTPDGEPAPRNPDAQSVVYSPGHRNVQGLAWDADKRLWASEFGQDTWDELNLIEPGKNYGWPEVEGKAGKKGFADPLEQWKPKDASPSGIAYAKGSIWMAGLRGERLWRIPLKGDKAVAKPQSFLDGKYGRLRSVVAADDGGLWLTTSNTDGRGEPGREDDRILRLEVR; encoded by the coding sequence ATGGAGAGGAACCCGACCGTGCGACGTCCTCGCGTCACCTCTGTTCTCGCCGCCGCTGCCGCCGCGGTGCTCCTGGCGGGCTGCTCGTCCGACGGCGACAGCATCACCAGACCGGGCGGCCGCTCGTCCGCGCCCACGAAGCCGGGCGGCGGGGGCCCCTCCTCGGGCACGCCCTCGCCGACGGAGTCCGCGGCGCCCGCGAAGGGCTCGGTGAAGGTGGAGCGCACGCTCACCACGAAGCTGAACTCTCCCTGGGGGCTCGCGCCGCTGCCCGGCGGGGATCTGCTGGTCTCCTCGCGGAACACCGGGAAGATCTTCAAGGTCTCGGACTCGGGGAAGAAGACCGAACTGGGGTCCGTCCCGGGCGTCTCCGCCGCCGGTGAGGGCGGGCTTCTGGGGCTGGCGGTCTCCTCCGACTTCGGCACGGACCATATGGTCTACGCGTATTTCACCACCGATTCGGACAACCGCATCGTCCGGATGGTGTACGACGACAAGCGTCCGGCCGGCGATCAGCTCGGCGCCCCGGACACGATCTTCAAGGGCATCCCCAAGGGCACGATCCACAACGGGGGCCGCATCGCCTTCGGCCCGGACAAGATGCTCTACGCGGGCACGGGCGAGAGCGGTGACCGCGGGCTCGCCCAGGACATGGACTCCTTCGGCGGGAAGATCCTGCGGATGACCCCGGACGGCGAGCCCGCGCCCCGCAATCCCGACGCCCAGTCGGTCGTCTACTCCCCGGGTCACCGCAATGTGCAGGGCCTGGCCTGGGATGCGGACAAGCGGCTCTGGGCCTCCGAGTTCGGCCAGGACACCTGGGACGAGCTCAATCTGATCGAGCCGGGCAAGAACTACGGCTGGCCGGAAGTCGAGGGCAAGGCCGGGAAGAAGGGCTTCGCCGATCCGCTGGAACAGTGGAAGCCCAAGGACGCCTCCCCGAGCGGAATCGCCTACGCCAAGGGCTCGATCTGGATGGCCGGGCTGCGCGGTGAGCGGCTGTGGCGCATTCCGCTGAAGGGCGACAAGGCGGTGGCGAAGCCACAGTCGTTCCTGGACGGGAAGTACGGACGGCTGCGCAGCGTGGTGGCGGCGGACGACGGGGGGCTGTGGCTGACGACGAGCAATACGGATGGGCGTGGTGAGCCGGGCCGGGAGGACGACCGGATCCTGCGGCTGGAGGTCCGCTGA
- a CDS encoding DUF6191 domain-containing protein, giving the protein MFNLIEELFAPGRKHTEEERNRLEFTLDETRSSDPGKGPIDLDSGQVVIRPREAD; this is encoded by the coding sequence ATGTTCAACCTCATCGAGGAACTGTTCGCGCCCGGCCGCAAGCACACCGAGGAAGAGCGCAACCGGCTGGAGTTCACGCTCGACGAGACGCGCAGCAGCGACCCGGGAAAGGGCCCTATAGACCTTGACTCCGGGCAAGTGGTGATCCGTCCCCGCGAAGCGGACTGA